A part of Populus alba chromosome 8, ASM523922v2, whole genome shotgun sequence genomic DNA contains:
- the LOC118052229 gene encoding glutathione S-transferase L3 gives MATFLPMNYSNGSAPLTPSKHLSLRFSVHLSSKKTRRWLGADAVKLPRYHSLQLQPLSKSKTGPISATMATGSGIEVLPPVLTSNSEPPPVFDGTTRLYISYSCPYAQRVWITRNCKGLQDKIKLVPIDLQDRPAWYKEKVYPPNKVPSLEHNNEVKGESLDLIKYIDSHFDGPSLFPDDPAKKEFAEELFSYTDSFSKANNSTFKGEADEAGAAFDYIETALSKFDDGPFFLGQFSLVDIAYAPFIERFQPALLEFKKYDVTAGRPKLAAWIEEVNKIEAYNQTRREPKQHVETYKKRFAAHL, from the exons ATGGCCACATTTCTGCCCATGAACTATTCCAATGGTTCAGCACCACTGACGCCTTCAAAACATCTTTCTCTTCGTTTCTCTGTCCATCTATCCTCCAAGAAAACAAGAAGATGGCTAGGCGCTGATGCCGTAAAACTACCACGTTATCATTCGCTTCAACTCCAACCACTAAGCAAATCCAAAACTGGTCCTATATCAGCAACGATGGCTACTGG AAGTGGGATAGAAGTTCTTCCACCAGTTCTTACTTCTAATTCAGAACCACCTCCAGTTTTTGATGGAACAACAAG GTTGTACATATCGTACTCATGTCCCTATGCACAGCGTGTGTGGATTACCCGGAATTGCAAG GGACTTCAGGACAAGATAAAATTGGTTCCTATTGATTTACAAGACAGGCCTGCTTGGTACAAGGAGAAAGTGTATCCTCCTAACAAG GTGCCTTCACTGGAACACAATAACGAAGTGAAAGGAGAGtctcttgatttgattaaatatattgacAGTCACTTCGATGGGCCGTCACTTTTTCCCGAT GATCCTGCAAAGAAGGAATTTGCAGAGGAGTTGTTTTCCTATACTGATTCATTCAGCAAAGCCAATAATTCCACATTCAAAGGAGAGGCAGATGAAGCTG GTGCTGCATTTGATTATATTGAAACCGCTCTTTCCAAATTTGACGACGGGCCCTTTTTCCTTGGGCAGTTCAGTCTG GTGGATATAGCTTACGCTCCATTTATCGAAAGATTTCAGCCTGCCTTGCTGGAATTTAAGAAGTATGACGTCACTGCGGGAAGGCCTAAACTGGCTGCTTGGATTGAG GAGGTGAACAAAATAGAGGCTTACAACCAAACCAGGCGCGAGCCAAAGCAGCATGTTGAAACCTACAAGAAACGCTTTGCG GCTCATTTGTGA
- the LOC118052223 gene encoding CDP-diacylglycerol--glycerol-3-phosphate 3-phosphatidyltransferase 2: MPTIKLSMAVSLLHHKKLAHTITTTTSTSTANPTPFLTPHSLSTPLNSDKSLRALTPCAHLPSNKNNKNTPYYYHYNITSYNNNKSSKNFLGATFRGSLLFPSRKSSSSTRFPRSNSPPSASTPGSGFVSDMGAENKIDGDVDWHKNDRQNQPPSMLPSMQNHDSKLLTLPTILTLGRVAAVPLLVATFYVDSWWARTATTSIFVAAAITDWLDGYLARKMKLGTVFGAFLDPVADKLMVAATLILLCSRPLEVAMFREVPWLFTVPAIAIIGREITMSAVREWAASQNTRLLEAVAVNNLGKWKTATQMISLTILLATRDSSLGGPGILVPSGVLLLYISAGLSVWSLAIYMSKIWKVLLK, translated from the exons ATGCCAACCATTAAACTAAGCATGGCAGTTTCACTCCTTCACCACAAAAAATTAGCCCACacaatcaccaccaccacctccacctccaccgcCAACCCCACCCCATTTCTCACTCCTCACTCTCTCTCTACACCCCTAAATAGCGATAAAAGTTTGCGCGCGTTAACACCCTGCGCACACCTCCCCtctaataagaataataaaaataccccCTATTATTACCATTATAACATTACtagttataataataacaaaagtagCAAAAACTTTTTAGGAGCTACGTTTCGTGGCTCTCTTTTATTTCCCTCCCGCAAATCTAGTTCATCCACCCGCTTCCCCAGATCCAACTCGCCGCCTTCAGCTTCCACTCCCGGGTCGGGTTTCGTTTCCGATATGGGAGCCGAGAATAAAATCGACGGCGATGTTGATTGGCATAAAAATGACCGTCAAAATCAACCGCCGTCAATGTTACCGTCCATGCAGAATCACGATTCTAAATTGCTCACTTTGCCTACCATTTTAACCCTCGGTCGCGTAGCTGCCGTGCCGCTACTTGTTGCCA CATTTTATGTGGACAGTTGGTGGGCAAGAACCGCTACAACAAGTATTTTTGTTGCCGCAGCAATTACTGATTGGCTTGACGGGTACCTTGCACGAAAG ATGAAGTTAGGCACGGTTTTTGGTGCGTTTTTGGATCCGGTAGCTGATAAG CTTATGGTTGCTGCTACCTTGATCTTATTATGTTCCCGACCTCTGGAGGTTGCAATGTTTAGAGAAGTACCGTGGCTATTCACTGTACCGGCAATTGCAATTATTGGACGGGAG ATAACCATGTCTGCAGTTAGAGAATGGGCTGCTTCACAGAATACAAGACTTTTAGAG GCTGTTGCTGTAAATAACTTAGGCAAATGGAAAACTGCTACCCAGATGATTTCACTAACTATCCTCTTGGCTACCCGAGACAGCAG CCTTGGAGGACCAGGGATTTTAGTACCTTCAGGTGTCCTTTTACTTTATATCTCAGCAGGTCTTTCTGTATGGTCTTTAGCTATATATATGAGTAAGATATGGAAAGTATTGCTGAAGTAG